From Pseudomonas hormoni:
ACTTCGCTGACGTAGAGCAGTTCCAGCAACACGGTGCCAGGTTTCAGCGCCTTGTTCTTGATCAGTGCCACGGCGGTGTTGCCCATCGAGCCGGACAGCACCAGGTCCATGCCGCCCTGCACCATCGGGTGTTCCCAGGTGATGAACTGCATGTCTTCGCGAGACAGCGCCTGGTTGCGGTCGTAGGTGATGGTCACGCCTTCGTCGTCGCCCAGCGGGAAGCTGGCGTCGAGCATTTTTTCACTTGGCTTGAGGATCAGCGCGTTTTCCGAATGGTCTTCGCTGTCGATGCCGAAGGCGTCGAACAGGGTTTCCATGTAGATCGGCAGGGCGAATTGATCGTCTTGCTCAAGAATGTCCTCGACCAGCGCATCACCTTCACCAGCGCCGCCGGAGTTGAGCTCCAGCAAACGGTCACGGCCGGTGTGCAGCTCGGCTTCCAGACGCTCGCGCTCGGCGCGGGCTTCGTCGATCAGCGCTTGCCACTCGCCATCGTCGGCATTTTCCAGCAGCGGCAGCAGGCGCGGGCCGAACCGGTGCTGCAAGGCGTTGCCGGTCGGGCAGGTGTTGAGGAACGCATTCAGGGCTTCGTGATACCACTGGAACAACCGCTCTTGCGGGCTGGTTTCCAGGTACGGCACGTGCAGTTCGATGATGTGCTTCTGGCCGATCCGGTCCAGACGACCGATCCGCTGCTCCAGCAGGTCCGGGTGCGACGGCAGATCGAACAGCACCAGATGGTGCGAGAATTGGAAGTTGCGACCTTCACTGCCGATTTCCGAGCAGATCAGCACTTGCGCGCCGAACTCTTCATCGGCGAAGTAGGCAGCGGCGCGGTCACGCTCGAGGATGTTCATGCCCTCGTGGAACACCGTGGCCGGGATGCCGGAGCGTACGCGCAGGGCGTCTTCCAGGTCCATGGCGGTTTCGGCGTGGGCGCAGATCACCAGTACTTTGGTGCGCTTGAGCATCTTCAGCGTATCGATGAGCCATTCGACGCGCGGGTCGAATTTCCACCAGCGCTCTTCTTCGTTGGCGTCCGGCTGGGCCTGGAAGCTGACTTCCGGGTACAGCTCGGCGTGATCGCCCAGCGGCAGTTCGAGGTATTCGTCGGGGCATGGCAGCGGATACGGGTGCAGTTTGCGTTCCGGGAAACCCTGCACCGCGGCGCGGGTATTACGGAACAGCACGCGGCCGGTGCCGTGGCGGTCGAGCAGCTCGCGGACCAGACGGGCGCTGGCTTCGGTATCGCCATCGTTGACGGCGGTCAGCAGCGCTTCGCCTTCGTTGCCGAGGAAACCGTGAATGGTCTTGTGCGCTTCAGGCGACAGGCGCCCCTTGTCCAGCAGCTCCTGAACGGCTTCGGCCACCGGGCGATAGTTTTCGCTCTCGGCGCGGAAAGCGTGCAGGTCATGGAAACGGTTCGGGTCGAGCAGGCGCAGGCGTGCGAAGTGGCTGTCCTGACCCAGTTGTTCCGGGGTCGCGGTCAGCAGCAATACGCCGGGAATGACTTCGGCGAGTTGTTCGACCAGCGAGTATTCCGGGCTGGCCTTGTCTTCGTGCCACACCAGGTGGTGGGCTTCGTCGACGACCATCAAGTCCCAACCGGCGGCGAACAGCGCGTCCTGAGCCTTCTCGTCTTCTACCAGCCATTCCAGCGCAACCAGCGCGAGCTGGGTGTCTTCGAACGGGTTGGCGGCATCGCTTTCGATGAAGCGTTCTTCGTCGAACAGCGCGACTTGCAGGTTGAAGCGGCGGCGCATCTCCACCAGCCACTGGTGCTGCAGGTTTTCCGGCACCAGGATCAGCACGCGGTTGGCGCGGCCCGACAGCAGTTGGCGGTGGATTACCAGGCCGGCTTCGATGGTCTTGCCCAGGCCCACTTCGTCCGCCAGCAGAACCCGGGGCGCAATGCGGTCGGCCACTTCACGGGCGATGTGCAGCTGGTGCGCGATCGGTTGCGCACGCACGCCACCCAGGCCCCAGAGGGAGGATTGCAACTGGCGGCTGGTGTGTTCAAGCGTGTGGTAGCGCAGGGAGAACCAGGCCAGCGGGTCGATCTGCCCGGCGAACAGACGGTCGCTGGCCAGACGGAACTGAATGAAGTTCGACAGCTGGGTTTCCGGCAGGGTGACCACTTCGTTCTGCGCGTTGAGGCCGTGGTAGACCAGCAGGCCGTCGACGTCGTCGACTTCCTGGACAGTCAGTTTCCAGCCTTCGAAGTGAGTGATCGAGTCACCCGGCGAAAACCGCACGCGGGTGAGGGGCGCATTCCGTAGCGCGTACTGGCGAGTGTCGCCAGTGGCCGGATAGAGCACGGTCAACAAGCGGCCGTCCTGTGCCAGAACGGTGCCCAAACCCAGCTCGGCTTCGCTGTCACTGATCCAGCGTTGCCCCGGTTGATACTGCTGCGCCATGCTGCCTGACTCCCACCTTGAAAAAGCGGGCTATCTTAACGGAATGAGGGCTTCAGGGCCAAAGGACTCTCATAAATACTGACGGTATTACGATAGTTCAACGCTGCAAGGGGTGCGGGTCGGGGCACCTATTCGTGCCAAACGGGTCACAGTTTGCGACCGATGGCTCAAGTCGCCATCCCCGCAGCCGACAGCCTGCTGACAGGAGACAAATAATTATGCTGCCACCGATGCTCCCCTTGAGTGCCGTGCCGATCACTTCCCAGCACGACCCGATCCGCCAGCGCCCGGATATTCCGCCCGTTGTGCCGGTGCAGGAAAGCTCCAACGAAAGCACCATCGATCTGCAACAGCGCGATCCGGAGGAGGCGGCTTTTCAGTTGCGCGAGGAACAGCGCCGCAAGCAGGAACAGCAAAGGCGTCGTCGTGAAGCCGATGAAGATCCTGACGGACACCTGGCGATTCCCGGTACCGAGCTCAACGCCGACAACACTGTGCCGGTAGCGCCACTGATTGAAGACGAGCCGCGTCAGGGGTTGTGGGTCGATATTCAGATTTAGCCCCGTTGTACGGACAACTCGCTCAGCGCGTTCAGCAATACGTCCATTTCTTCTTCGGTGTTGAAGTAGCTGACGGCGATCCGCGCGATGCTTTCCAGCCCTCTTGCCTGCATGTCCAGTGGCGTATAGGCCACACCATTGGCGCCGATGTTGATCCCTCGCTGTGCCAGATGCTGCTTCAAATCGACACTGTCCCAACCCTTGAGCGTGAAGGCGATCAGGCCTGATTGCTGATCGGTGGGCCCCAGGTTGTGCAGCGTCAGCCCGCTGAGGGTGCCGAGGCGTTCGCGCAGGTGCCGACACAACCCATAGATCCGCTGACGAATGCGGGTCGCGCCCAACCGGTTGAACTCCTCCAGTGCATTGGCCAATCCCGCCAACAAGGCCACCGACACTTCGCTGGTCTCAAAGCGTCGCGCATCGTCTCGCACGGAAAAGCCTTCGCCTTCCCAGGGGGCGGATAGCACGTCCAGATGGCCGGGTATAAGTCGTTCGAGGAACCCCGGTTTGACATACATCAGCGCCGTACCTCGCGGGCCACGAAGGAATTTGCGTCCGGCGCCCTTCAGCACATCGCAGTTCAGCGCCTGCACATCGCAAGGCAGTTGCCCGAGTGCCTGGCCGGCGTCGATGAAGTAGGCAATCCCGTGCTGTCGCGCCACGGCGCCAATGGCCTCGGCCGGATTGATCAGGCCGCTGTTGGCCGGGAGCCAGGTCAGCGCGATCAGCTTCACTTTCGCGTCGATCATCTGCTTGAGGGCAGGGACGGATACCGCGCCTGTCTCATCGCAGGGAATCACCTCAAGCCGCGCGCCCGCGCTGACGGCTCGGGACATGCAGGCCAGATTGCCACCCCATTCATGACGACCGACCAGAATCCGGTCGCCGGTCTGCCACGGCCCTAACGCGTTGAACGCCATGCCCCAGGCCGCCGAGCCGCTGCTGGCAAACGCGATGCTTTCAGCATTGGCGTTGAGCAATGTCGCGGCCGCGTGGCGGGCGCGGGTCTGGATGCTCTGGTCGGCGGCCTCCATCGGGCCGCCGGTGGCTTCGCGTTGCAACTGCTCGATCATCGCGTCGAGCGTGGCCTCGCTGGGCAAGGAAGCGCCGGCATGGTTGAAGTGAATCACGCTGTAGCAACCCGGTGTGGCCGCGCGCAAACGCTCCACCTCGGCGAGATTCACGGCCGCAACTCGAAAATCGCGTCGATTTCCACCGCCACGCCGCCGGGCAAGCTCGATACACCCACGGCCGTGCGGACATGCCGGCCTTTTTCGCCCAAGGCGTTGACCAAAAGGTTGGACGCGCCATTGGCAACTGCACCTTGACGCTGGAAGTCAGGAGCGCTGGCGATAAACACGCCCAGGCGGATGATGCGCACCAGTCTCGACAGGTCATCGTTCAGCGCATCGCTGAGTTGCGCCAGCAGGCCCAGGGCAGCGAGTTCGGCGGCGTTGGCGCCTTCTTCATCGGAGATCGTTTCGCCAAGGCGACCGATGAAAGCCGGTTTGCCGTCCTGCAACGGGATCTGGCCGGAAATGAACAGCTGGTTCTGACTGGCTACATGGTTGACGTAGTTGGCGATGGGCTGGCTCGGCGTCGGCAGGCTCAGGCCCAGTTGCTGGACACGGTGGGCGAGTGAATCGGTCATGGTGAATCCTCCTGAATGAAGGCTCAGCATGTTGGCGTCCGGGGGGCACGACAAACGGATAGATTTAATTCGACGTATTCAAATAACTCATACGTTAGCCATTTCATTCAGCCATTCACCGAAACATTCGGCTGCGTAGCTGGAAGGCCGATCGGGAGTGACCAGCCAATAGCCGATTTCACTAGTGAACGGCGGGGTGTCGAAGGCTACTACTAGCGCACCTTCCTTCAGTCGGCGTTCGATCAAATGACCACGACCCATGGCAATGCCCTGACCGGCCACGGCGGCTTCGACAACGATGTTGTAGTCGTGGAGCATCACGCTGGGGTAGTGGGTGAGGTCGATGCCGTTGCGAGCGCTCCAGTCGAGCCATTCGAAGGGTTGATGGGATTTGGCCATAAGCAACGGGCCGACGCCGGTGTCCTGTGTTTTGAAGGCCGGACTGCAAACCGGTGTCAGAGTTTCTGACATGAAACGGTGGGCCCGGACTTTGGGCCAGCCGCCCTTGCCATAACGAATCGCCAGGTCGACTTCGCCACCGCCAACGTCGGACAGTTCTACCGAAGGCAGGAGCTCGACATGGATGCAGGGATGGCGCGCGTTAAAGTCGGCCAGACGCGGCACCAGCCACAACGTGGCGAAAGAGGCGAGGAGGCCGACGCGCAGGGTGGTTTCATGATGATCGTTACCGCGCAATTCGCGGGTAGCCAGGGCAATGGATTCCAGGGCCGGTTGAATCTGCCGGTAGTACGCTTCGCCGGTTGGCGTCAGATCGATGGCCCGAGTGCGGCGGATAAACAGCCGCTGGTTCAGGAACTGTTCCAGTTTCTGCACTTGGTGGCTGACTGCACTTTGGGTCACCGATAATTCATCGGCGGCCTTGATGAAGCTCAAATGGCGGGCCACGGCCTCGAAGGCGCGCAGGGACATCAAGGGTGGCAGATCCTGGTGCAATTCCACGGCGCGGGTCCTTTGGGTCCATCGCAAAAACGCG
This genomic window contains:
- a CDS encoding aspartate-semialdehyde dehydrogenase, producing the protein MLPPMLPLSAVPITSQHDPIRQRPDIPPVVPVQESSNESTIDLQQRDPEEAAFQLREEQRRKQEQQRRRREADEDPDGHLAIPGTELNADNTVPVAPLIEDEPRQGLWVDIQI
- a CDS encoding aminotransferase class V-fold PLP-dependent enzyme; the encoded protein is MNLAEVERLRAATPGCYSVIHFNHAGASLPSEATLDAMIEQLQREATGGPMEAADQSIQTRARHAAATLLNANAESIAFASSGSAAWGMAFNALGPWQTGDRILVGRHEWGGNLACMSRAVSAGARLEVIPCDETGAVSVPALKQMIDAKVKLIALTWLPANSGLINPAEAIGAVARQHGIAYFIDAGQALGQLPCDVQALNCDVLKGAGRKFLRGPRGTALMYVKPGFLERLIPGHLDVLSAPWEGEGFSVRDDARRFETSEVSVALLAGLANALEEFNRLGATRIRQRIYGLCRHLRERLGTLSGLTLHNLGPTDQQSGLIAFTLKGWDSVDLKQHLAQRGINIGANGVAYTPLDMQARGLESIARIAVSYFNTEEEMDVLLNALSELSVQRG
- the rapA gene encoding RNA polymerase-associated protein RapA, with the translated sequence MAQQYQPGQRWISDSEAELGLGTVLAQDGRLLTVLYPATGDTRQYALRNAPLTRVRFSPGDSITHFEGWKLTVQEVDDVDGLLVYHGLNAQNEVVTLPETQLSNFIQFRLASDRLFAGQIDPLAWFSLRYHTLEHTSRQLQSSLWGLGGVRAQPIAHQLHIAREVADRIAPRVLLADEVGLGKTIEAGLVIHRQLLSGRANRVLILVPENLQHQWLVEMRRRFNLQVALFDEERFIESDAANPFEDTQLALVALEWLVEDEKAQDALFAAGWDLMVVDEAHHLVWHEDKASPEYSLVEQLAEVIPGVLLLTATPEQLGQDSHFARLRLLDPNRFHDLHAFRAESENYRPVAEAVQELLDKGRLSPEAHKTIHGFLGNEGEALLTAVNDGDTEASARLVRELLDRHGTGRVLFRNTRAAVQGFPERKLHPYPLPCPDEYLELPLGDHAELYPEVSFQAQPDANEEERWWKFDPRVEWLIDTLKMLKRTKVLVICAHAETAMDLEDALRVRSGIPATVFHEGMNILERDRAAAYFADEEFGAQVLICSEIGSEGRNFQFSHHLVLFDLPSHPDLLEQRIGRLDRIGQKHIIELHVPYLETSPQERLFQWYHEALNAFLNTCPTGNALQHRFGPRLLPLLENADDGEWQALIDEARAERERLEAELHTGRDRLLELNSGGAGEGDALVEDILEQDDQFALPIYMETLFDAFGIDSEDHSENALILKPSEKMLDASFPLGDDEGVTITYDRNQALSREDMQFITWEHPMVQGGMDLVLSGSMGNTAVALIKNKALKPGTVLLELLYVSEVVAPRSLQLGRYLPPAALRCLLDANGNDLSARVSFETLNDQLESVPRASANKFIQAQRDQLTPRINAGEEKIFPRHAERVAEAQRRLAADTDEELARLTALQAVNPTVRDSELVALRKQREQGLAMLDKAALRLEAIRVLVAG
- a CDS encoding LysR substrate-binding domain-containing protein, with product MELHQDLPPLMSLRAFEAVARHLSFIKAADELSVTQSAVSHQVQKLEQFLNQRLFIRRTRAIDLTPTGEAYYRQIQPALESIALATRELRGNDHHETTLRVGLLASFATLWLVPRLADFNARHPCIHVELLPSVELSDVGGGEVDLAIRYGKGGWPKVRAHRFMSETLTPVCSPAFKTQDTGVGPLLMAKSHQPFEWLDWSARNGIDLTHYPSVMLHDYNIVVEAAVAGQGIAMGRGHLIERRLKEGALVVAFDTPPFTSEIGYWLVTPDRPSSYAAECFGEWLNEMANV
- a CDS encoding RidA family protein, translating into MTDSLAHRVQQLGLSLPTPSQPIANYVNHVASQNQLFISGQIPLQDGKPAFIGRLGETISDEEGANAAELAALGLLAQLSDALNDDLSRLVRIIRLGVFIASAPDFQRQGAVANGASNLLVNALGEKGRHVRTAVGVSSLPGGVAVEIDAIFELRP